The following coding sequences lie in one Metopolophium dirhodum isolate CAU chromosome 5, ASM1992520v1, whole genome shotgun sequence genomic window:
- the LOC132944521 gene encoding protein disulfide-isomerase: MILHVAFAAFLLVNSAIADAGVQEQVAVESDEGVLVLTKDNFQSIVSSSEYLLVKFYAPWCGHCKQLAPEYANAAQHLAQNELSVKLGKVDATIESDLAEQFGIRGYPTLKFFKSGKPIDYSGGRTKDEIIQWVLKKSGPAAKVLQSEEEVQSFIEGKHVAIVGYFENLESDAAKLFSELADSVDDHPFGLVSDYSKFSNLEHKDKFVLYKDFDEKIVPYDKDIANVEDIKTFIFVHSLPPIIEFNQDTAQKIFGGQIKSHLLLFLSKKEGHFEKFIDDIKPVALDFRGKIVIVTINADEEEHQRILEFFGMKKNEVPSMRAIKLEDDMTKFKPESPDLTGENVRKFVSDFVEGKVKQHLLSEELPEDWNKTPVWTLTATNFDSVALDSTKNVLVEFYAPWCGHCKQLAPIFDKVGEYFADKDDIVIAKMDATVNELEHTKISSFPTLTYYPKGDSPKAIEYNGDRTLEAIIKFIEADGKQESSPSTTSEEGDEEEEEVEREKPKDEL, from the exons ATGATTCTTCACGTAGCGTTCGCAGCGTTCCTGTTGGTTAACTCGGCGATCGCCGACGCCGGTGTCCAGGAACAGGTGGCCGTCGAGTCAGACGAGGGCGTGCTTGTGTTGACCAAAGACAACTTCCAAAGTATCGTCTCGTCGTCCGAATACCTGCTCGTCAAATTCT ATGCACCATGGTGTGGTCACTGTAAACAATTAGCACCAGAATATGCAAATGCAGCTCAACACTTAGCCCAAAATGAATTATCAGTTAAATTGGGCAAAGTAGATGCAACTATTGAGAGTGACTTGGCTGAACAGTTTGGAATCCGTGGGTATCCAACTTTAAAGTTCTTTAAAAGTGGAAAACCAATTGACTATTcag GTGGCCGAACTAAAGATGAAATCATTCAATGGGTGTTAAAGAAATCTGGACCAGCTGCAAAAGTATTGCAATCAGAAGAAGAAGTACAATCATTCATTGAAGGAAAACATGTTGCTATTGTTGGTTATTTCGAAAATTTAGAATCAGATGctgcaaaattattttcagaattaGCGGATTCTGTTGATGATCATCCATTTGGTCTTGTATCAGATTATTCTAAATTCTCTAATTTAGAGCACAaagataaatttgttttatataaagat TTTGACGAAAAGATAGTTCCATACGATAAAGATATTGCCAATGTTGAAGACATcaagacatttatttttgttcattcgTTGCCTCCCATTATAGAATTCAACCAAGATACTgctcaaaaaatatttggtgGTCAGATTAAGAGTCATTTGTTGCTCTTCTTATCTAAAAAAGAAggacattttgaaaaattcattgATGACATTAAGCCGGTTGCACTTGACTTCAGAggaaaa attgtgATTGTTACTATTAATGCTGATGAAGAAGAACATCAAAGGATTTTGGAGTTCTTTGGAATGAAAAAGAATGAAGTACCAAGCATGAGGGCAATCAAACTTGAAGACGATATGACCAAATTTAAACCAGAATCTCCCGATTTAACCGGAGAAAATGTGAGGAAATTTGTTTCCGATTTTGTCGAAGGAAAAGTTAAG CAACATTTGCTCTCTGAAGAATTACCCGAAGATTGGAACAAAACTCCAGTCTGGACTTTGACTGCTACTAACTTTGATAGTGTAGCTTTAGATTCAACTAAGAATGTACTTGTAGAATTTTATGCTCCATGGTGCGGACACTGTAAACAGCTTGCACCAATTTTcgataaa gttgGAGAATATTTTGCCGATAAAGATGATATTGTCATTGCAAAAATGGATGCTACAGTTAATGAACTTGAGCACACCAAAATTTCCAGCTTCCCTACACTGACATACTATCCAAAAGGAGATAGTCCAAAA GCCATTGAATATAATGGAGACAGAACATTAGAAGCAATCATTAAGTTTATCGAAGCTGATGGAAAACAAGAAAGTTCTCCTAGCACAACG AGCGAGGAAGGagatgaagaagaagaagaagtagAACGCGAGAAGCCTAAAGATGAATTGTAG